Sequence from the Muntiacus reevesi chromosome 17, mMunRee1.1, whole genome shotgun sequence genome:
aaaatgtcTTCTCAATTTACACATTCCCATTCTCAATGCCATTATCTACTAACCTATAGAATATGCtttgaaaaaacaggaaaaagatgtTCTTACATTTAAAGAGTTCACTGTCTATTAGGGGAAAGAGACAAGTAAACAGAAGTTATCTATAACGCCTAAGTAGTTTAATAAagtgagcaagtcacttaacattTCTAAGCCTCAAATGAGATAGATGTTTAAAAACTCTAAATTATAGAGAGAACTTGAATAAATCATCTCTAAGGTCCTCTATAGATCTAAAATTCTATGATTATCCAATCTCTTTAAATTAAAAGGTAAATCACAAAATATTCagtatgcaaaaaagaaaaaatatcaactaAAAGATGAAACTGTTTGTACAAatgcattctaattttttttcaaaactattaAAACTCCCATTCTAAATATCAGTAAAATTTCCACAGACACTGTCTTTTAATCAACATCTGCCCCTCAAACCTGCAGACTTCTAAATAATCAACAAGCAACTATTTTGTGATAACAGAAGTAAAGTGCTTAAAAGCCCATGGCCTGGACTCACAAAAGTggtcttttaaaaagaagatgttAACAGAAACGTGTGTATGACATTCTTACTACAATAAATTTGTTCATTAACTTCACTTCAAAATTTTAATGTTCAGATTTTTCATgaagagtttaaaaaacaaaacaaaacagctaaGATTAGCTCTTTTcactgttaaatattttgaaatttagaaCAAGGTTTCCCTTACCTGATATGGACATGGAATGTGATATTCTCTGCAGCGTTCTTGTATCCACGTTGTTTCCCAGATGCTGCGGTAAGCTTGCTCATAAAAGTAGCATCCAATCACAACCAAGAGTGGTACGAGATACAGAATGCTGAAAACACCAATCCGGATCATAAACTTCACCAGTTTATCTTGGTTCTCCTTTTCTAATGGAATCTCAATTCGCACTCTGTTTAGGGATATAATGCCGGCTAAAAGGAGTGAAACCCCAACTACCACATACAGGCAGAGGGGTGCAAGAACAAAATACCTCAAGGCATCAACATCGTAGAGGCCAACAAAACACACGCCACTGATATTGTCACCTTCAATTTTATTCATCGCTAAAAGGATGATGGTCAGAGTTCCAGGGATGCCCCACGCACTGGCGTGAAACAGCAAGGCTTTCTTCTCAATAGCTTCACTACCCCACTTCGGCACAGCTGCCAAGAACCACGTGATGGTAAGAATCACCCACCAAACGCTGCCAGCCATAGTAAAAAAATAGAGTACCATAAAAAGCATGGTACAGGCTTTGTTATGAGATCCTTGGGTCACTGTGGAAGCCTTATACTGTGCAGGGCTGGATGCATTGCAGGCGACTCGGTCCTCAAGCAAAAACccaataaagaaaattaatgacACCATCATGTAGCAGACGGCATAAAATATAATGGGTCTTTCAGGATAACGGAATCTTGTCACATCaatcaaaaaagttaaaaaagtaaacaatgtGGCAGAGAGGCAAATGATTGAAATCAATCCTATGAAATACCGAGCAAATGAAAGCTCTTCTCTCCTAAAGTACATATTTGGACAAGGAGGTGAACAATCACGCACGTGCAAAAAGGAATAGCCAAGATCAGGATCAATTTTCAACTCTCGGGGACACCAAAAGCCATAGTCCCTCTGCACTGCCACTGAGGCTCCTTCAGTAGGATCGCCAGCTAAATTCAGGTCCACCAGCCGAGGATACGGCTCATCACAATCTGGGAACCTAAAAACACAAGACAAGAATCATTTACTTACTGGGAACCTAATGATTTGGATTTTCACATTTAGCAGTTGTGGTTTATTTATGCTTATGTCCTTGGAGAACATTACGATATGTCaaagaaataatgcaaatatcTTGCTTGTGGGTCATATAAGATATTTCACAgttggcaaaaaaacaaaatatatatacttaatttttttttggcttcaaaaATATTACTCTTTATTAAAACAGGCAGAGCCAATAATAAATAGTGTAATTAATACTATTTATTTAGGACACAGTTTACAGTAAGATTTCAaactataaataagtatatatataaaataaacatgcatAAATATAAAACTCCAGTAGAATAGCAgctaaaagcttttttttaatgtttaattaccAGATAGTCCTCATTTACCCTAGACTCAGATAGaactttcttaaaaataagaCGTAAAAATCTTCCCtaggagaacaagatggcggaggagtcggtggacatggagtacatctgcTCTCCAAGggtacatcaggaatacaccttcagacacagaagtgcatgcagaacaccagctaacagcggacaggaggacctgaccagtggaaaagaatatataggacCACACAAAACTCAGTGGGACGAAGGAACTacggggaaaaacaggagtgttagcagGACTGGACCTGCACTCGGTTggaggggaactgaagcaggggtccaatccccacatcagggcaattgtctgaattagaggagaaacatttaaggctgagagtgaaacagctgatctgtggcagcctaaatggaataagaatcagacagtccttgcagcagccatacataccccagacaggaaCACTGGTACCCTGAAAggcgcagcagctgggagctggagtttagggattgtggagcaacccCAGGGCgaaggctgctgttgactgcggagagatggattgaggggatgtgaggga
This genomic interval carries:
- the FZD3 gene encoding frizzled-3; this encodes MAMSWIVFYLWPLTMFVGHIGGHSLFSCEPITLRMCQDLPYNTTFMPNLLNHYDQQTAALAMEPFHPMVNLDCSRDFRPFLCALYAPICMEYGRVTLPCRRLCQRAYSECSKLMEMFGVPWPEDMECSRFPDCDEPYPRLVDLNLAGDPTEGASVAVQRDYGFWCPRELKIDPDLGYSFLHVRDCSPPCPNMYFRREELSFARYFIGLISIICLSATLFTFLTFLIDVTRFRYPERPIIFYAVCYMMVSLIFFIGFLLEDRVACNASSPAQYKASTVTQGSHNKACTMLFMVLYFFTMAGSVWWVILTITWFLAAVPKWGSEAIEKKALLFHASAWGIPGTLTIILLAMNKIEGDNISGVCFVGLYDVDALRYFVLAPLCLYVVVGVSLLLAGIISLNRVRIEIPLEKENQDKLVKFMIRIGVFSILYLVPLLVVIGCYFYEQAYRSIWETTWIQERCREYHIPCPYQVTQMSRPDLILFLMKYLMALIVGIPSIFWVGSKKTCFEWASFFHGRRKKEIVNESRQVLQEPDFAQSLLRDPNTPIIRKSRGTSTQGTSTHASSTQLAMVDDQRSKAGSVHSKMSSYHGSLHRSRDGRYTPCSYRGMEERLPHGSMSRLTDHSRHSSSHRLNEQSRHSSIRDLSNNPMTHITHGTSMNRVIEEDGTSA